One part of the Mesorhizobium sp. M4B.F.Ca.ET.058.02.1.1 genome encodes these proteins:
- a CDS encoding sarcosine oxidase subunit beta translates to MKKYSVFAIAREAMRGHKGWEEQWSSPEPKKEYDVIIVGAGGHGLATAYYLATVHGITNVAVLEKGWLGGGNTGRNTTIIRSNYLYDESAGIYDHALKLWDGLSQELNYNVMYSARGVMMLAHNVHDIQVLKRHVHANRLNGIDNEWLTPEQAKEFCPPLNISKDARYPVVGAALQRRGGTARHDAVAWGYARGASARGVHIIQNCEVTGVKRAPNGAVMGVDTTRGFIGAKKVGVVAAGHSSVIMDMAGVRMPLESYPLQALVSEPVKPVVPCVIMSNTVHAYISQSDKGELVIGAGTDQYVSYSQTGGLHILQHTLDAICEMFPIFTRMKMLRSWGGIVDVTPDRSPILAKTPVKGLYVNCGWGTGGFKATPGSGHVFAHTIAKDDPHPINAPFTIERFRTGRLIDEAAAAAVAH, encoded by the coding sequence GTGAAGAAATATTCGGTATTCGCCATTGCCCGCGAGGCCATGCGCGGCCACAAGGGCTGGGAAGAGCAATGGTCTTCGCCGGAGCCGAAGAAGGAATACGACGTCATCATCGTCGGCGCCGGCGGCCATGGCCTGGCGACGGCCTACTACCTGGCCACCGTGCACGGCATCACCAATGTCGCGGTGCTGGAGAAGGGCTGGCTCGGCGGCGGCAACACCGGCCGCAACACCACCATTATCCGCTCCAACTATCTCTATGACGAGAGCGCCGGCATCTATGACCATGCGCTGAAGCTGTGGGATGGGCTCTCGCAGGAGCTCAACTACAACGTCATGTACTCAGCGCGCGGCGTGATGATGCTCGCGCACAATGTGCACGACATCCAGGTGCTGAAGCGCCATGTGCACGCCAACCGCCTCAACGGCATCGACAATGAATGGCTGACGCCGGAGCAGGCGAAGGAGTTCTGCCCGCCGCTCAACATCTCCAAGGATGCGCGCTATCCCGTGGTGGGTGCGGCCCTGCAGCGGCGCGGCGGCACCGCGCGTCACGACGCCGTCGCCTGGGGCTATGCCCGCGGCGCCTCGGCGCGCGGCGTCCACATCATCCAGAATTGCGAGGTCACCGGCGTCAAGCGGGCGCCGAACGGCGCGGTCATGGGCGTCGACACGACGCGCGGCTTCATCGGCGCCAAAAAGGTCGGCGTGGTCGCGGCCGGCCACTCCTCCGTCATCATGGATATGGCGGGCGTGCGCATGCCGCTGGAAAGCTATCCGCTGCAGGCGCTGGTCTCGGAGCCGGTCAAGCCGGTCGTGCCCTGCGTGATCATGTCGAACACGGTGCACGCCTATATCTCGCAGTCGGACAAGGGCGAGCTGGTGATCGGCGCCGGTACCGACCAATATGTCTCCTATTCGCAGACCGGCGGCCTGCACATATTGCAGCATACGCTCGACGCCATCTGCGAGATGTTCCCGATCTTCACGCGCATGAAGATGCTGCGCTCCTGGGGCGGCATCGTCGACGTAACGCCGGACCGCTCGCCGATCCTGGCCAAGACGCCGGTCAAGGGCCTCTATGTCAATTGCGGCTGGGGCACGGGCGGCTTCAAGGCGACGCCGGGCTCGGGCCATGTCTTTGCGCATACGATTGCCAAGGACGATCCGCACCCGATCAACGCGCCCTTCACCATCGAGCGCTTCCGCACCGGCCGTCTGATCGACGAGGCCGCGGCGGCGGCGGTGGCGCACTGA
- a CDS encoding sarcosine oxidase subunit delta, with protein MLLIRCPYCEEERPELEFRNAGEAHIARSTNMAGESDDDFEKFFFIRSNPKGVIYERWRHMHGCARFFNAVRDTVTDKFIMTYKAGEPKPAKLPGASK; from the coding sequence ATGCTTCTCATCCGCTGCCCCTATTGCGAGGAAGAGCGCCCGGAACTCGAATTCCGCAACGCCGGCGAGGCGCATATCGCGCGCTCGACCAACATGGCCGGCGAAAGCGACGACGATTTCGAGAAGTTCTTCTTCATCCGTTCGAACCCCAAGGGCGTGATCTATGAGCGCTGGCGGCACATGCATGGCTGCGCGCGCTTCTTCAACGCCGTACGCGACACCGTCACCGACAAGTTCATCATGACCTACAAGGCCGGCGAGCCGAAGCCCGCGAAGCTGCCGGGAGCCTCGAAATGA